A window of Chloracidobacterium sp. N contains these coding sequences:
- a CDS encoding efflux RND transporter periplasmic adaptor subunit, with product MSSWWKRIAVVVGVIFGVAGLLWLGSRLASHKPSAAAENRPVLTANVSREVVRRQPYPRVWRIAGTLRPREVASLSAEVTARVTSVAVRLGDSVRAGQRLVTLDAALPTAGLATSQAEVEALKNATEAIRRRIEAAEANVRGARAERDLAQTIYERQEKLFATGDVPRQNRDIAEGRLKAAEAALEAAERQLAAEQAELVRAQAQVAVGQQRRREAETQVAQTQIVAPFAGRIAARLVDPGALAAPGVPLLVLESVGPLRAVAEVEAEPAAALRLGQTLRVELPGGDVVDGTLVEQSPAADPVTRTVTIKVELPPSAQASSGMFVRVLIPRDIRDVLTVPAAAVAEQGGLQSVFVVDAAGIVRRRIITVGERLDDRVEVLTGLREGETVVFGRAELRDGVRLSAS from the coding sequence ATGTCCAGCTGGTGGAAGCGAATCGCCGTCGTGGTTGGAGTTATTTTTGGAGTGGCTGGACTCCTGTGGCTGGGCAGTCGGCTGGCCTCCCATAAGCCATCGGCGGCGGCTGAAAATCGTCCCGTGCTGACGGCGAATGTCAGCCGGGAAGTCGTGCGCCGGCAGCCCTATCCGCGAGTGTGGCGGATTGCGGGGACACTCCGGCCGCGGGAGGTCGCCAGCCTGTCCGCTGAAGTGACGGCGCGCGTGACATCCGTTGCCGTCAGGCTTGGCGACAGCGTCCGCGCCGGGCAGCGTCTGGTGACACTCGATGCCGCCCTCCCGACAGCCGGACTGGCGACGAGTCAGGCGGAAGTCGAAGCCCTGAAAAACGCAACCGAGGCCATCCGCCGCCGGATTGAAGCGGCTGAAGCCAACGTACGCGGGGCCCGCGCTGAACGCGATCTCGCCCAAACCATCTACGAACGGCAGGAAAAGCTTTTTGCCACTGGCGATGTGCCCCGGCAAAACCGCGACATTGCCGAGGGGCGGCTCAAGGCGGCTGAGGCTGCCCTTGAAGCCGCGGAGCGGCAGTTGGCGGCCGAGCAGGCGGAACTGGTCCGCGCCCAGGCGCAGGTTGCCGTCGGACAGCAACGCCGCCGCGAAGCCGAAACCCAAGTGGCGCAGACCCAGATTGTCGCACCTTTTGCCGGACGTATTGCCGCACGCCTGGTTGATCCCGGTGCGCTGGCTGCACCCGGCGTGCCACTGCTCGTCCTGGAATCGGTTGGCCCGTTGCGCGCCGTCGCTGAAGTCGAAGCCGAACCGGCAGCGGCCCTGCGCCTTGGACAAACCCTGCGGGTTGAACTGCCCGGTGGGGACGTGGTGGACGGAACGTTGGTTGAGCAAAGCCCGGCGGCTGATCCAGTGACGCGCACCGTCACCATCAAGGTTGAACTGCCACCGTCGGCCCAGGCCTCCAGCGGCATGTTTGTCCGCGTCCTGATACCGCGTGACATCCGCGATGTTCTGACCGTTCCGGCAGCGGCCGTCGCTGAGCAGGGTGGATTGCAGAGCGTCTTTGTCGTGGACGCAGCCGGCATCGTCCGGCGGCGCATCATCACCGTCGGCGAGCGGCTTGACGACCGGGTGGAAGTACTGACAGGGCTGCGCGAAGGCGAGACCGTGGTGTTTGGCCGCGCTGAGTTGCGTGATGGCGTCAGGCTGTCAGCGTCATAA
- a CDS encoding DUF2892 domain-containing protein: MPMERILFVIAGVVVLASLAAGVWWTPYALLLTAFVGLNLILGGVADWCPMMAILRRLGVKRAAEIACER; this comes from the coding sequence ATGCCTATGGAACGTATCCTGTTTGTGATTGCCGGTGTTGTCGTCCTGGCGAGTCTGGCGGCCGGCGTGTGGTGGACGCCCTATGCCCTGCTGCTGACGGCTTTTGTCGGGCTGAATCTCATTCTGGGCGGGGTGGCGGATTGGTGTCCGATGATGGCCATTCTGCGCCGCCTGGGGGTCAAACGCGCGGCTGAAATAGCCTGCGAGCGGTAA
- a CDS encoding efflux RND transporter permease subunit → MSAETDNLMSHIVRFFIQSKLTPLVILASVLVGLAAVWALPREEEPQIVVPMIDVMSRLPGASAKETEQRLTTPLERLAWSIPGVEYVYSTTTPGETLVVVRFFVGVPEEDALVRLRRQLDANAAALPPEATPPQVVARSIDDVPILALTFWSATQDDLALRRVATEVENIVKQTPDVSETQVMGGARRQFRIIVDPARMEAYGLTADTLANRLAAANQGLSPSEVARDDKARVVIATATVDSAAALGEIVVGGSPERWIRLRDVADIRDGAEEMTHFVRHAARDETTGQPIGEYPAVTLSISKRKGVNATQLADEILKRVEARQGDVIPSDVHLTVTRNYGVTAAEKSNELLFHMFIAVVSVMVLIGFMLGWRESWIVGVAIPVTLALTLATFYWLGFTLNRITLFALIFSIGILVDDPIVDVENIVRHARMAKNRRRSALDITVEAVNEVRSPLILATLAVMAAILPMAFVGGLMGPYMRPIPIGASAAMAFSMLVAFVVTPWAAYRILSRRAYSGHGHAGGGEHEGEPEGFITRLYRRVMKRIIYEPKWRWWFLGGIVGLLLIALLLVPLKAVIVKMLPFDDKSEFQVIVDMPEGTPLERTGALARELTDYLLTQSDVRDVQSYVGTAAPYNFNGLVRHYFLRRGPLVADLQVNLTDRHDRAAKSHDIARQVRPALTALAEKYGARIKVAEVPPGPPVLSTLVAEIYGPDDAERERLAREVRTIFERTEGVVDVDWYGVEPQPQTVFRLDRERLAWYGVSEQDVLGTLEWALSKRVIGLAHLPTEREPTPIVLETPRAFRSDADALARLRLSGRQGSGVAIGELVRREDGLAEPPLYHKNLMPVVYVTGDTGGRTESPVYAILKLNAALDELKLPDGTVMERYVARQPESDARYAMKWDGEWHITYEVFRDLGLAFAVVLVLIYVLTVGWFDSFITPLVIMAAIPFSLVGILPAHAAFGVFFTATSMIGFIAGAGIVVRNSIILVDFIELRLAEGMPLEEAVIDAGAVRFRPMVLTAAAVIVGAGIILLDPIFQGLALALISGEIASLFLSRLAVPTLYYLAHRLRPVAARPLPEDRAEAPVADVAEVETALKS, encoded by the coding sequence ATGTCGGCTGAAACGGACAATCTCATGTCGCACATCGTGCGCTTTTTCATTCAGTCAAAGCTGACGCCGCTGGTCATTCTGGCTTCGGTGCTGGTCGGATTGGCGGCCGTATGGGCGTTGCCGCGCGAGGAAGAGCCACAGATTGTCGTTCCGATGATTGATGTCATGAGTCGTCTGCCCGGAGCCTCGGCGAAGGAGACCGAGCAGCGGCTGACGACGCCGTTGGAGCGGCTGGCATGGTCCATTCCCGGCGTGGAGTATGTCTATTCGACAACGACGCCCGGCGAGACCCTGGTGGTCGTCCGGTTTTTCGTGGGTGTGCCGGAAGAAGATGCTCTCGTCCGCCTGCGCCGACAGCTTGATGCCAATGCTGCTGCCCTGCCACCAGAAGCGACACCGCCCCAGGTGGTGGCCCGTTCGATAGATGACGTGCCCATCCTGGCACTGACCTTCTGGAGCGCCACCCAGGACGATCTTGCCCTGCGGCGCGTTGCGACCGAAGTGGAAAACATCGTCAAGCAGACGCCGGACGTTTCTGAAACCCAGGTCATGGGCGGAGCGCGGCGGCAGTTTCGGATCATCGTTGATCCGGCACGGATGGAGGCCTACGGCCTGACGGCGGATACCTTGGCCAACCGCCTTGCGGCTGCCAACCAGGGGCTGTCGCCTTCCGAAGTGGCCCGTGATGACAAAGCGCGCGTTGTCATCGCCACAGCTACCGTGGACAGTGCGGCGGCCCTGGGAGAGATTGTCGTCGGCGGAAGCCCGGAGCGGTGGATTCGCCTGCGCGATGTCGCCGACATCCGGGATGGCGCTGAGGAAATGACGCACTTTGTGCGTCATGCGGCACGTGATGAAACGACCGGGCAGCCCATCGGTGAATATCCGGCTGTGACGCTTTCCATCTCCAAGCGGAAGGGGGTCAATGCGACACAACTGGCCGATGAAATCCTCAAGCGGGTTGAAGCGCGCCAAGGGGATGTCATTCCTTCCGATGTGCACCTGACGGTGACGCGCAACTATGGTGTGACCGCCGCCGAGAAATCCAATGAGCTGCTGTTTCACATGTTCATTGCCGTCGTTTCCGTCATGGTGCTCATTGGCTTCATGCTTGGCTGGCGTGAATCGTGGATTGTCGGCGTTGCCATTCCGGTCACGCTGGCGCTGACGCTGGCTACCTTTTACTGGCTGGGCTTTACACTCAACCGCATCACACTGTTTGCCCTGATTTTCTCGATTGGGATTCTGGTGGATGACCCCATCGTGGATGTCGAAAACATCGTGCGTCATGCGCGCATGGCCAAAAATCGCCGGCGGTCGGCGCTGGACATCACGGTGGAAGCCGTCAATGAAGTCCGTTCGCCGCTGATTTTGGCGACGCTGGCCGTGATGGCGGCGATTTTGCCCATGGCGTTTGTCGGCGGACTGATGGGGCCCTACATGCGGCCGATTCCAATTGGAGCTTCGGCAGCGATGGCCTTTTCAATGCTGGTCGCCTTTGTGGTCACGCCCTGGGCCGCTTACCGGATTCTTTCCCGCAGGGCCTACTCTGGTCACGGCCACGCAGGAGGTGGCGAACACGAAGGTGAACCGGAAGGCTTCATCACGCGGCTTTACCGGCGCGTCATGAAGCGCATCATTTACGAGCCGAAATGGCGGTGGTGGTTTCTGGGCGGTATCGTCGGATTGCTTCTCATCGCTCTCCTGCTGGTGCCGCTCAAGGCCGTCATCGTCAAGATGCTGCCCTTTGATGACAAGTCGGAGTTTCAAGTCATCGTGGACATGCCGGAAGGCACACCGCTGGAGCGTACCGGTGCGCTGGCGCGTGAGTTGACCGATTACCTGCTGACCCAGTCCGATGTGCGTGATGTCCAGTCCTACGTCGGGACGGCCGCGCCCTACAACTTCAACGGGTTGGTGCGGCATTACTTTCTGCGGCGCGGGCCGCTGGTGGCTGATTTGCAGGTCAACCTGACAGACCGGCATGACCGTGCGGCCAAATCGCACGACATTGCCAGGCAGGTACGTCCGGCGCTCACGGCGCTGGCGGAAAAGTACGGTGCGCGCATCAAGGTTGCCGAGGTTCCGCCGGGCCCGCCGGTGCTTTCCACACTGGTTGCTGAAATCTACGGCCCGGATGATGCTGAACGGGAGCGCCTTGCCCGTGAAGTGCGGACGATTTTCGAGCGAACTGAAGGGGTTGTGGATGTGGACTGGTACGGCGTCGAGCCACAGCCCCAGACCGTCTTTCGCCTCGACCGCGAACGGCTGGCGTGGTATGGCGTTTCGGAACAGGACGTGTTGGGTACGCTGGAGTGGGCGCTGAGCAAGCGGGTCATCGGTCTGGCTCATCTCCCGACCGAGCGCGAGCCGACACCGATTGTGTTGGAGACTCCCCGTGCCTTCCGGTCGGATGCTGATGCCTTGGCGCGCCTGCGCCTGTCCGGCCGGCAGGGAAGTGGTGTGGCGATTGGGGAACTCGTGCGGCGTGAGGATGGACTGGCCGAGCCTCCGCTGTATCACAAGAATCTGATGCCGGTGGTGTATGTCACTGGCGACACCGGTGGGCGGACGGAAAGCCCGGTGTATGCCATTCTCAAACTCAACGCGGCGCTGGACGAACTCAAGCTGCCGGACGGAACCGTGATGGAGCGCTACGTTGCCCGCCAGCCGGAAAGCGACGCCCGGTATGCCATGAAATGGGATGGCGAGTGGCACATCACTTATGAAGTCTTCCGTGACCTGGGGCTGGCGTTTGCCGTCGTACTGGTGCTCATCTATGTACTGACAGTGGGTTGGTTCGATTCCTTCATCACGCCGCTGGTCATCATGGCTGCGATTCCCTTTTCGCTGGTCGGGATTTTGCCGGCCCATGCCGCCTTTGGAGTGTTTTTCACGGCAACCTCGATGATTGGCTTCATTGCCGGAGCCGGCATCGTGGTGCGCAACTCGATTATTCTGGTGGACTTTATCGAGTTGCGGCTGGCGGAGGGCATGCCGCTGGAAGAAGCTGTGATTGATGCCGGCGCTGTCCGTTTCCGTCCGATGGTGTTGACGGCTGCGGCCGTGATTGTCGGGGCCGGAATCATCCTTCTCGATCCGATTTTTCAGGGCTTGGCGCTGGCGCTGATTTCGGGTGAAATTGCCAGCCTGTTCCTGTCACGCCTCGCTGTTCCAACGCTATACTACCTTGCGCATCGCCTGCGGCCGGTAGCTGCACGTCCATTGCCGGAGGACCGTGCAGAAGCGCCCGTGGCTGATGTGGCTGAAGTTGAAACTGCCTTGAAGTCCTAG
- a CDS encoding helix-turn-helix transcriptional regulator has protein sequence MPISSHRLSDEALELVAARFRVLSEPTRLKLLNLLREHGELNVTEIVAETGYGQANVSKHLMQLLEAGMVARRRDGTSVRYRIADESIFALCELVCAGIEAQLQARQAALATNS, from the coding sequence ATGCCAATCTCCTCCCACCGTTTGAGTGACGAAGCCCTGGAACTGGTAGCGGCCCGCTTTCGTGTGTTGTCCGAACCGACACGCCTGAAGTTGCTCAACCTCCTGCGGGAGCATGGGGAACTGAACGTGACGGAAATCGTCGCCGAGACAGGCTACGGCCAGGCCAATGTTTCCAAGCACCTGATGCAGTTGCTTGAAGCTGGCATGGTCGCCCGCCGCCGGGACGGGACGAGCGTGCGGTACCGCATCGCCGACGAGAGCATCTTTGCCCTGTGCGAACTGGTGTGTGCCGGTATCGAAGCCCAGTTGCAGGCGCGGCAGGCGGCGCTAGCCACGAACTCATAG
- a CDS encoding carboxypeptidase regulatory-like domain-containing protein, translating into MKSNFLQKVFMTFWIGSLCSLVWGQANVTGGALSGVVRDDSAAVIGNAAVKVKNVETGLTRETTTGEDGTFRLPALPAGVYDVTVSSAGFTELTRRATVLIGQTASVEIVLSTSQVSEAINVTADSSSIVETARTQQSTTVNERAVKDLPVNGRNFLDFIRLTPGINVDPRGGDYSAGGLRGTFNSLLIDGADNNNTFFGQTLGRTGVRAPYQFSQSSVKEFQVNTNSYAAEFGRAGGALVNVITKSGTNEFHGEGFYFFRDNALNANDGFIRSLPSPRNRKPDLRIQQFGGSVGGPIRKDKLFFFFTYDGQRRNDPVVVAPLVPIPTSFSPAVPPDVAQRTIAFLNEQTTPYQLGFNQDVYMGKVDWQINNDNRLSVRYNRQLFKGKNLENSGQIRSVSATGNSNSTTDTVTGQITTVLTPNLINEGRIGFSRDQQLGTANSTSPETIINSPAGNTLVFGRNNFSPRETTERRFQVTNTLTYVRGRHTYKAGFDFIFNRIFNFFPGFFGGSYVFNSYEDFALRRPSGAGATAIVYQQAFAGPNTNGPRSFPNTSEYGWFVQDDWNITNRFKLYYGIRYDAQVKDEPPVLNDDPRLLTLGIRTAGLRQDLNNFAPRLGFSWNLFGDGKTVLRGGYGIFYARTPSIVTGTAHTQNGLSVRTLQFTQAQLATTGLTYPNTFAAPPSGVTPPALQLFFFSPGYVDPMVHQASLGVERELTRDLSLSVSYLFTRGIRLTRTRDINLRQPIPITVNVAGRTPVIIPRYVLAPGSNVTARLTNFLPTPPGTNVSYGRLFQFENTGDSVYHALALQLTKRFSQNFQFLLAYTWSKAIDNRPDQTIVTAGGGDTSRLVADPLNIRTERARADVDIPHRFVLSYVWDLAYARNLQNRPARLLLDGFQLSGIVTATSGSPFSALAGGDLNGDGTPGNDRAPFVGRNTFRRKAFVSFDLRLTRTIPVTERYRIELIAEAFNLFNRFNQSAVQVNQFSFATPGGVPTLTPRADFRSVNGPGVAPRVIQLAAKFVF; encoded by the coding sequence ATGAAGTCCAATTTTTTGCAGAAAGTTTTTATGACTTTCTGGATAGGCTCTCTTTGCAGTCTTGTTTGGGGACAAGCCAATGTTACCGGTGGCGCTCTGAGTGGTGTTGTCAGGGATGATTCCGCTGCGGTCATTGGCAACGCCGCAGTCAAGGTCAAAAACGTCGAGACCGGGCTAACCCGTGAAACCACGACTGGCGAAGACGGGACGTTTCGCCTTCCAGCCCTTCCCGCCGGAGTTTATGATGTTACCGTAAGCTCTGCTGGTTTTACTGAATTGACACGGCGGGCTACGGTCCTGATTGGACAAACAGCCAGTGTGGAAATTGTCCTCTCAACGAGCCAGGTTAGCGAAGCCATCAACGTAACTGCTGACTCTTCATCAATTGTCGAGACTGCCCGCACTCAGCAATCCACTACGGTCAATGAGCGTGCGGTGAAGGATTTACCGGTCAATGGGCGAAATTTTCTTGACTTCATTCGCTTGACACCTGGGATCAATGTTGATCCACGCGGTGGTGACTATTCTGCTGGAGGACTGCGCGGCACATTCAATAGCCTGCTCATTGATGGCGCAGATAACAACAACACCTTTTTCGGGCAGACTCTTGGGAGAACGGGTGTACGCGCACCATACCAGTTCAGCCAAAGTTCAGTAAAAGAATTTCAGGTAAACACCAACAGCTATGCAGCGGAATTTGGAAGGGCAGGCGGGGCGCTTGTCAATGTTATCACAAAATCCGGAACCAATGAGTTTCACGGCGAAGGATTCTATTTTTTCCGGGATAATGCACTCAATGCCAACGACGGGTTCATTCGGTCCTTGCCCAGCCCACGTAACCGTAAGCCTGATTTGCGAATTCAGCAGTTTGGTGGGTCTGTCGGTGGACCTATTCGCAAAGATAAACTGTTTTTCTTTTTTACCTACGACGGACAAAGGCGAAACGACCCGGTTGTAGTCGCACCACTCGTTCCGATTCCAACCTCCTTCTCTCCTGCTGTTCCCCCGGATGTCGCCCAACGGACAATCGCATTCCTCAATGAACAGACCACGCCATACCAGCTAGGTTTCAACCAGGATGTTTACATGGGGAAGGTTGACTGGCAGATCAATAACGACAACCGTCTTTCCGTGCGCTACAACCGCCAACTCTTCAAGGGAAAGAACCTGGAAAATTCAGGTCAGATTCGCAGTGTAAGTGCAACCGGTAATTCCAACTCAACGACTGATACCGTAACCGGTCAAATCACGACTGTCCTGACTCCGAATCTCATCAATGAAGGAAGAATAGGATTTTCGCGTGATCAGCAGCTTGGCACTGCAAACAGCACGTCGCCGGAAACCATCATCAACAGTCCGGCCGGGAACACGCTCGTTTTCGGTCGAAACAACTTCAGCCCCCGTGAAACAACCGAGCGTCGCTTTCAAGTGACCAACACCCTGACTTATGTACGGGGACGCCACACGTACAAAGCCGGTTTCGATTTTATTTTCAATCGAATCTTCAACTTCTTTCCGGGCTTTTTTGGTGGAAGCTACGTCTTCAACAGTTATGAAGACTTTGCCCTTCGCCGTCCAAGCGGTGCCGGTGCAACGGCAATTGTCTATCAGCAGGCCTTTGCCGGACCAAACACCAACGGCCCACGCTCTTTCCCGAATACGAGTGAGTATGGTTGGTTTGTACAGGACGACTGGAATATCACCAACCGCTTCAAACTCTACTACGGCATTCGCTATGATGCGCAGGTCAAGGATGAGCCGCCGGTGCTCAACGACGATCCGCGGCTCTTGACACTTGGTATTCGTACTGCCGGTCTCAGGCAGGACCTGAATAACTTTGCTCCCCGTCTCGGCTTCAGTTGGAATCTGTTTGGAGATGGAAAAACCGTATTGCGCGGAGGGTACGGGATTTTTTACGCCCGTACGCCAAGTATCGTGACCGGTACGGCGCACACCCAGAACGGTCTGAGTGTGAGGACGCTGCAATTTACGCAAGCTCAACTGGCAACGACCGGACTCACCTATCCAAACACCTTTGCCGCACCACCGTCCGGTGTCACCCCACCTGCGCTGCAACTGTTTTTCTTTTCACCTGGTTATGTTGATCCCATGGTTCACCAGGCGAGCCTAGGGGTTGAGCGTGAGCTGACCCGCGATCTGTCGCTCTCGGTCTCCTACCTGTTCACACGGGGTATCCGGTTGACCAGAACCCGCGACATCAACCTGCGCCAGCCAATCCCGATTACCGTCAATGTCGCAGGTCGAACCCCGGTCATTATTCCCCGCTACGTCCTTGCGCCCGGCTCGAATGTAACCGCCAGATTGACGAACTTTCTTCCCACTCCGCCGGGTACAAACGTGAGCTATGGACGCCTGTTTCAGTTTGAAAACACGGGTGATTCGGTCTATCACGCACTGGCATTACAACTGACAAAGCGGTTTAGCCAGAACTTCCAGTTCCTGCTGGCTTACACCTGGTCAAAGGCAATTGACAACCGACCAGACCAAACCATCGTGACCGCTGGGGGTGGAGATACCAGCCGCCTGGTGGCTGACCCACTCAACATTCGCACCGAGCGGGCGCGGGCTGATGTGGATATACCCCACCGGTTTGTTCTGAGTTACGTTTGGGATTTGGCTTACGCCCGCAATCTGCAAAACCGGCCCGCCCGCCTTTTGCTGGATGGCTTTCAACTGAGCGGGATTGTGACAGCCACTTCAGGGAGTCCTTTTTCAGCGTTGGCAGGTGGCGACCTGAATGGCGACGGCACGCCTGGTAACGATCGGGCCCCCTTTGTCGGGCGCAATACATTTCGGCGTAAAGCCTTTGTATCGTTCGATTTACGGCTGACCCGCACGATTCCCGTCACTGAGCGGTACCGGATTGAACTCATTGCCGAAGCCTTCAATCTGTTCAATCGCTTCAACCAGTCAGCGGTACAGGTCAACCAGTTTTCCTTTGCGACACCAGGTGGTGTGCCGACGCTGACTCCACGGGCCGATTTTCGTTCGGTCAATGGACCAGGCGTTGCCCCACGGGTCATACAGCTTGCGGCCAAGTTTGTGTTTTGA
- a CDS encoding cytochrome ubiquinol oxidase subunit I, with product MNYPFWDVPFLGSGWIIGLIAIFHVMISHFAVGGGFYLPMAEAKALREGREDWLRTLRDHARFFIILTGVFGAVSGVGIWFAIGLAHPESTSTLIHNFVFGWAIEWVFFIVELTAAAVYYYGWDKLPRRTHLIVGWIYAFCAWMSLVIINGILTFMLTPGATWLGAAGTGQEAAYFWQAFFNPTYFPSLVLRTLVCISMAGVYALITASRIDPIAEPQLKDELIRWSAKWLLPSFILVPICFFWYLASVPESQRALLNLGISTIGQGTFTQVTRAATVVVMTSATILAFVYFSAWRNSRHFNLGRALCVLFLAFAATASAEHSREMLRKPFVIGEHMYSNGIRKQEVERFNREGYLANSMWLKTDAPPVSLRQVAFGREIEPETTANLARGELMFRGQCLACHTVEGYRPMARLLQGRDRQAISAFLKTLHENKPDSPYRSYMPPLVGTPDEVEALTDYLDAILNHNVKTRSGHIAQAGKTNF from the coding sequence ATGAACTATCCATTCTGGGATGTTCCCTTTCTTGGTAGCGGCTGGATCATCGGCCTCATTGCCATCTTTCACGTCATGATTTCGCACTTTGCCGTGGGCGGAGGCTTCTACCTGCCGATGGCCGAAGCCAAGGCGCTGCGGGAAGGACGCGAAGACTGGCTGCGCACACTGCGCGACCATGCCCGGTTCTTCATCATTCTGACCGGTGTATTTGGCGCGGTGTCAGGCGTGGGCATCTGGTTTGCCATCGGGCTGGCGCACCCCGAATCCACCAGCACGCTCATCCACAACTTTGTTTTCGGTTGGGCGATTGAGTGGGTGTTCTTCATCGTCGAGCTGACGGCAGCCGCCGTGTACTACTACGGCTGGGACAAGCTTCCCCGCCGCACCCACCTCATCGTGGGCTGGATTTATGCCTTCTGCGCGTGGATGAGTCTGGTCATCATCAACGGCATCCTGACCTTCATGCTCACGCCCGGCGCGACCTGGCTGGGTGCTGCCGGCACGGGACAGGAGGCGGCCTATTTCTGGCAGGCGTTTTTCAACCCGACTTACTTCCCCAGTCTCGTGCTGCGGACGCTGGTGTGCATCTCCATGGCTGGGGTGTATGCCCTCATCACCGCCAGCCGGATTGATCCAATTGCCGAACCGCAGCTCAAGGATGAACTCATCCGCTGGTCGGCGAAGTGGCTCCTGCCCTCGTTCATCCTCGTGCCGATCTGCTTCTTCTGGTACTTGGCCAGTGTGCCGGAATCCCAGCGCGCCCTGCTCAATCTGGGCATCTCCACCATCGGACAGGGCACGTTCACGCAGGTAACGCGCGCCGCCACGGTTGTCGTCATGACCTCGGCGACCATTCTGGCCTTTGTGTACTTTTCGGCCTGGCGCAACTCACGGCACTTCAACCTGGGACGCGCGCTGTGTGTCCTGTTTCTGGCCTTTGCCGCCACGGCCTCGGCCGAGCACTCGCGGGAAATGCTGCGTAAGCCGTTCGTCATTGGCGAGCACATGTACTCAAACGGCATCCGCAAGCAGGAAGTCGAGCGCTTCAACCGCGAAGGCTATCTGGCGAATTCGATGTGGCTGAAAACCGATGCGCCGCCGGTCTCCCTGCGGCAGGTGGCCTTTGGACGTGAGATTGAGCCGGAGACGACGGCCAACCTGGCACGCGGTGAACTCATGTTTCGCGGGCAGTGTCTGGCGTGCCATACGGTCGAGGGCTACCGCCCCATGGCACGCCTGCTTCAGGGACGCGACCGCCAGGCCATCAGTGCCTTTCTGAAAACACTTCACGAAAACAAGCCGGATTCACCCTACCGGAGCTACATGCCGCCACTGGTTGGGACGCCGGATGAAGTCGAGGCCCTGACGGACTACCTCGATGCCATCCTCAACCACAACGTCAAAACCCGCTCCGGCCACATTGCCCAGGCCGGCAAAACCAACTTCTGA
- a CDS encoding cytochrome bc complex cytochrome b subunit has translation MDASWSPKPDVTRPRSLTTAVYEWVDERLGLEEILALARKKTVPDHKHSFWYYWGGISLFFFFVQVFSGVLLLVYYRPGAEAYESVRQITYDIQFGWLIRSAHSWSANLMVFAVFVHMFSVYFMKAYRKPREFGWWSGMALLALTLLFGFSGYLLPMDDLAYFATKVGLEIPAALPLVGTFLTDIVRGGPEVSETTIQRFFALHVVILPLIYLPILAFHLWLVQKHGNALPPSEEAKPESERRTIPFFPDFFSLDLGMWLIALNVLSILASLYPWQLGPQADPLAPAPVGIHPEWYFMSQFQVLKVFGRWFPGAAGEALGISLFTLAIVIWAAIPLFDTRTASGRRAQMATYFGYFALLGMIVFSIWGYLDLK, from the coding sequence ATGGACGCATCGTGGTCACCAAAGCCTGATGTGACGCGCCCCCGCTCGCTCACCACCGCCGTTTACGAGTGGGTGGACGAACGGCTGGGACTGGAAGAAATCCTGGCGCTGGCGCGCAAGAAAACCGTCCCCGACCACAAGCATTCGTTTTGGTACTACTGGGGCGGCATTTCCCTGTTTTTCTTCTTCGTACAGGTTTTCAGCGGCGTCCTGCTGCTGGTCTATTACCGGCCCGGCGCGGAGGCGTATGAATCCGTCCGCCAGATTACCTACGACATCCAGTTCGGGTGGCTCATCCGCTCGGCGCACTCGTGGTCGGCGAACCTCATGGTGTTTGCCGTCTTCGTGCACATGTTTTCGGTCTATTTCATGAAGGCTTACCGCAAGCCCCGCGAGTTTGGCTGGTGGAGCGGCATGGCCCTGCTGGCCCTGACACTGCTGTTTGGTTTCAGTGGCTATCTGCTCCCGATGGATGACCTGGCCTACTTTGCCACCAAAGTCGGGCTGGAAATCCCGGCCGCCCTGCCGCTGGTGGGCACCTTCCTGACGGACATCGTCCGCGGCGGCCCCGAAGTGAGCGAAACGACCATCCAGCGGTTCTTTGCCCTGCACGTCGTCATCCTGCCGCTCATCTACCTGCCCATCCTGGCCTTTCACCTGTGGCTCGTGCAGAAGCACGGCAATGCCCTGCCGCCCAGTGAAGAAGCCAAGCCGGAAAGCGAACGGCGGACGATTCCCTTCTTCCCCGATTTCTTCTCGCTCGATTTGGGTATGTGGCTCATTGCCCTCAACGTGCTTTCGATTCTGGCATCGTTGTATCCGTGGCAGTTGGGGCCGCAGGCCGACCCACTGGCCCCGGCGCCGGTGGGGATTCACCCGGAATGGTACTTCATGAGCCAGTTTCAGGTGCTCAAGGTCTTCGGGCGCTGGTTTCCCGGTGCAGCCGGTGAGGCGCTGGGTATTTCCCTCTTTACCCTCGCCATTGTCATCTGGGCTGCGATTCCACTGTTTGACACCCGCACCGCCAGCGGACGGCGGGCGCAGATGGCGACGTATTTTGGCTACTTTGCCCTGCTGGGCATGATTGTCTTCAGCATCTGGGGCTATCTCGACCTCAAGTAA